A portion of the Gossypium arboreum isolate Shixiya-1 chromosome 8, ASM2569848v2, whole genome shotgun sequence genome contains these proteins:
- the LOC108467937 gene encoding type I inositol polyphosphate 5-phosphatase 4-like, giving the protein MRGGNSKNSKLSWPKTLVKKWFNIKSKTEDFHADDVDYGGVDEDWRHQFSEREEACTVKKSRTERLSKTYSDRPRQVKTDVDGSQLTDVHNYRIFVATWNVAGKSPPSYLNLEDWLHTSPPADIYVLGFQEIVPLNAGNVLGTEDNGPARKWLALIRKTLNSLPGSSGCCHTPSPIPDPLVELDADFEGSTRQKTSSFFHRRSFQSLSRSMRMDNDLAMTQPQLDRRFSVCDRVIFGNRPSDYDPNFKWGSSDDENGPGDSPGNTQYYSQYSPMSYGGSFAIEENNKQMGHSKYCLVASKQMVGIFLTVWVKSDLRDDVRNMKVSCVGRGLMGYLGNKGSISISMSLHQTSFCFVCSHLTSGQKEGDELRRNSDVMEILRKTRFPRVHGMGDETSPETILEHDRIIWLGDLNYRIALSYSSAKALVEMRNWKALLENDQLRIEQRQGRVFEGWREGKIYFPPTYKYSNNSDRYAGEDRRPKEKRRTPAWCDRILWYGRGLYQLSYVRGESKFSDHRPVYSVFSAKVESMNISRIRKNMSCSSARIEVEELLPQSHGYTELSFF; this is encoded by the exons ATGAGAGGTGGGAACTCCAAGAACAGCAAG CTTTCATGGCCCAAGACATTGGTGAAGAAATGGTTCAATATCAAGAGTAAAACTGAAGACTTTCATGCTGATGATGTTGATTATGGAG gtGTTGATGAAGATTGGAGGCACCAATTCTCAGAGAGGGAAGAGGCATGCACTGTCAAGAAAAGTAGAACAG AGAGATTGAGCAAGACGTATTCGGATCGACCTCGGCAAGTTAAAACCGATGTTGACGGATCGCAGTTAACAGATGTACATAATTATAG GATTTTTGTAGCTACTTGGAATGTGGCTGGAAAATCTCCTCCTAGTTATTTGAATCTTGAAGATTGGCTTCATACTTCTCCTCCTGCTGATATTTATGTTCTCGG TTTTCAGGAGATTGTACCTTTAAATGCTGGTAATGTGTTGGGAACTGAAGACAATGGACCGGCTAGGAAATGGCTAGCTCTCATTAGGAAGACACTGAATAGTCTGCCTGGCAGCAGTGGTTGTTGCCACACGCCTTCACCGATCCCCGATCCGCTTGTTGAACTGGATGCAGACTTTGAAGGATCGACAAGGCAGAAGACTTCGTCTTTCTTTCACCGCCGATCGTTTCAATCCTTGAGCCGTAGCATGAGAATGGATAACGACTTGGCAATGACACAACCCCAGCTTGATCGCCGTTTTAGTGTATGTGATCGGGTTATCTTCGGGAATAGGCCAAGTGATTATGATCCTAATTTCAAATGGGGTTCCTCTGATGATGAAAATGGACCTGGGGATTCACCAGGGAACACTCAGTACTATTCGCAATATTCTCCAATGTCGTATGGTGGATCTTTTGCCATTGAAGAAAACAACAAACAGATGGGGCATTCGAAGTACTGTTTGGTTGCCAGCAAGCAAATGGTTGGGATATTTCTAACCGTATGGGTGAAGAGTGATCTTAGAGACGATGTTCGTAACATGAAAGTGTCCTGCGTTGGCCGAGGATTGATGGGTTATCTTGGAAACAAG GGTTCCATTTCTATTAGCATGTCTTTGCATCAAACAAGCTTTTGCTTCGTCTGTAGTCACTTAACATCCGGGCAAAAGGAGGGTGATGAGCTGCGACGAAACTCCGATGTTATGGAGATCCTAAGGAAGACAAGGTTTCCCAGGGTTCATGGTATGGGAGACGAAACTTCTCCCGAAACGATTCTCGAGCATGA TCGTATTATATGGCTCGGGGATTTGAATTATCGAATAGCTCTGTCATACAGCTCTGCCAAAGCTCTGGTTGAGATGCGCAATTGGAAGGCGCTGTTAGAGAACGACCAG CTTCGGATAGAGCAGAGGCAAGGCCGTGTTTTTGAGGGGTGGCGTGAAGGAAAGATATATTTCCCCCCTACATACAAGTATTCTAATAATTCAGACAGATATGCTGGGGAGGACAGACGCCCAAAGGAGAAGAGAAGAACTCCTGCATG GTGCGATCGTATACTGTGGTATGGAAGAGGCCTATATCAGCTATCTTATGTTCGTGGGGAGTCAAAGTTCTCCGATCATAGGCCTGTTTATAGTGTATTTTCGGCCAAGGTTGAGTCTATGAACATTAGTCGAATAAGGAAAAACATGAGTTGTTCCAGCGCCAGGATTGAGGTGGAAGAGCTATTGCCACAGTCACACGGATATACCGAACTCAGTTTCTTTTGA
- the LOC108470042 gene encoding homocysteine S-methyltransferase 2 isoform X3, whose protein sequence is MQYIYLFMYACIEHWTTVWRWSSFDLVSQQVHLDYLEAGADIIITASYQATIQGFEAKGFSREQSENLLKKSVDIALEARRMYYERCSKSSSGGTGDGRILKNRPILVAASVGSYGAYLADGSEYSGCYGEAMTVNALKEFHRRRVQVLAEAGPDIIAFETVPNKIEAQAFAELLDEEHIKIPAWLTFNSKDGVNVVSGDSLLQCASIAESCKQVVAVGINCTPPRFIHDLILAIKKVTTKPIVIYPNSGERYDADRKEWVENTGVSDEDFVSYVNKWCEIGASLVGGCCRTTPNTIKAIYRALSDRSPAAPGQKSKTAT, encoded by the exons ATgcagtatatatatttatttatgtatgcaTGTATAGAACACTGGACCACAGTGTGGAGGTGGTCCAGTTTTGATCTGGTGAGTCAG CAGGTACACCTTGATTACCTTGAAGCTGGCGCAGATATTATTATCACAGCGTCCTATCAG gcCACAATTCAGGGGTTTGAAGCAAAAGGCTTTTCTAGAGAACAAAGTGAAAACTTGCTTAAAAAAAGTGTGGATATTGCCCTAGAGGCAAGGCGTATGTATTATGAAAGATGTAGTAAAAGTTCTAGTGGTGGAACTGGAGATGGTAGGATACTAAAAAATCGTCCAATCTTGGTTGCAGCATCTGTAGGCAGCTATGGGGCTTATCTGGCTGATGGTTCTGAGTACAG TGGGTGCTATGGTGAGGCAATGACAGTAAATGCTTTGAAAGAATTTCATCGAAGAAGGGTTCAGGTCCTGGCTGAAGCAGGTCCTGACATAATAGCATTTGAAACAGTTCCGAACAAGATAGAAGCTCAG GCTTTTGCTGAACTCTTAGATGAAGAACACATAAAGATTCCTGCATGGTTAACTTTCAACTCAAAAGATGGCGTCAATGTAGTTAGCGGCGATTCTTTGCTTCAGTGTGCATCAATTGCTGAATCTTGCAAGCAAGTTGTTGCTGTTGGAATCAACTGCACGCCACCTAGATTTATTCATGATCTGATTTTAGCAATTAAGAAG GTCACTACCAAACCCATAGTTATATATCCCAATAGTGGTGAGAGGTATGATGCTGATCGGAAGGAATGGGTG GAAAATACAGGAGTCTCAGATGAAGATTTTGTCTCTTACGTAAACAAATGGTGCGAGATTGGGGCTTCGCTTGTAGGAGGTTGTTGTAGAACTACTCCAAATACTATCAAAGCCATATACAGGGCACTTTCCGATAGATCCCCTGCAGCACCCGGGCAGAAATCAAAAACAGCAACTTGA
- the LOC108470042 gene encoding homocysteine S-methyltransferase 2 isoform X1: METFNIPATPLLMKEFLRQMGGTAVIDGGLATELELHGADLNDPLWSAKCLLTSPHLIRSQVHLDYLEAGADIIITASYQATIQGFEAKGFSREQSENLLKKSVDIALEARRMYYERCSKSSSGGTGDGRILKNRPILVAASVGSYGAYLADGSEYSGCYGEAMTVNALKEFHRRRVQVLAEAGPDIIAFETVPNKIEAQAFAELLDEEHIKIPAWLTFNSKDGVNVVSGDSLLQCASIAESCKQVVAVGINCTPPRFIHDLILAIKKVTTKPIVIYPNSGERYDADRKEWVENTGVSDEDFVSYVNKWCEIGASLVGGCCRTTPNTIKAIYRALSDRSPAAPGQKSKTAT; encoded by the exons ATGGAGACTTTCAACATCCCGGCGACGCCGTTATTGATGAAGGAGTTCCTCCGCCAGATGGGAGGCACCGCTGTTATCGATGGTGGACTGGCGACCGAGCTGGAACTCCACGGTGCTGACCTAAACGATCCCCTCTGGAGTGCCAAATGCCTCCTCACTTCTCCTCACCTTATTCGCTCC CAGGTACACCTTGATTACCTTGAAGCTGGCGCAGATATTATTATCACAGCGTCCTATCAG gcCACAATTCAGGGGTTTGAAGCAAAAGGCTTTTCTAGAGAACAAAGTGAAAACTTGCTTAAAAAAAGTGTGGATATTGCCCTAGAGGCAAGGCGTATGTATTATGAAAGATGTAGTAAAAGTTCTAGTGGTGGAACTGGAGATGGTAGGATACTAAAAAATCGTCCAATCTTGGTTGCAGCATCTGTAGGCAGCTATGGGGCTTATCTGGCTGATGGTTCTGAGTACAG TGGGTGCTATGGTGAGGCAATGACAGTAAATGCTTTGAAAGAATTTCATCGAAGAAGGGTTCAGGTCCTGGCTGAAGCAGGTCCTGACATAATAGCATTTGAAACAGTTCCGAACAAGATAGAAGCTCAG GCTTTTGCTGAACTCTTAGATGAAGAACACATAAAGATTCCTGCATGGTTAACTTTCAACTCAAAAGATGGCGTCAATGTAGTTAGCGGCGATTCTTTGCTTCAGTGTGCATCAATTGCTGAATCTTGCAAGCAAGTTGTTGCTGTTGGAATCAACTGCACGCCACCTAGATTTATTCATGATCTGATTTTAGCAATTAAGAAG GTCACTACCAAACCCATAGTTATATATCCCAATAGTGGTGAGAGGTATGATGCTGATCGGAAGGAATGGGTG GAAAATACAGGAGTCTCAGATGAAGATTTTGTCTCTTACGTAAACAAATGGTGCGAGATTGGGGCTTCGCTTGTAGGAGGTTGTTGTAGAACTACTCCAAATACTATCAAAGCCATATACAGGGCACTTTCCGATAGATCCCCTGCAGCACCCGGGCAGAAATCAAAAACAGCAACTTGA
- the LOC108470042 gene encoding homocysteine S-methyltransferase 2 isoform X2, protein METFNIPATPLLMKEFLRQMGGTAVIDGGLATELELHGADLNDPLWSAKCLLTSPHLIRSVHLDYLEAGADIIITASYQATIQGFEAKGFSREQSENLLKKSVDIALEARRMYYERCSKSSSGGTGDGRILKNRPILVAASVGSYGAYLADGSEYSGCYGEAMTVNALKEFHRRRVQVLAEAGPDIIAFETVPNKIEAQAFAELLDEEHIKIPAWLTFNSKDGVNVVSGDSLLQCASIAESCKQVVAVGINCTPPRFIHDLILAIKKVTTKPIVIYPNSGERYDADRKEWVENTGVSDEDFVSYVNKWCEIGASLVGGCCRTTPNTIKAIYRALSDRSPAAPGQKSKTAT, encoded by the exons ATGGAGACTTTCAACATCCCGGCGACGCCGTTATTGATGAAGGAGTTCCTCCGCCAGATGGGAGGCACCGCTGTTATCGATGGTGGACTGGCGACCGAGCTGGAACTCCACGGTGCTGACCTAAACGATCCCCTCTGGAGTGCCAAATGCCTCCTCACTTCTCCTCACCTTATTCGCTCC GTACACCTTGATTACCTTGAAGCTGGCGCAGATATTATTATCACAGCGTCCTATCAG gcCACAATTCAGGGGTTTGAAGCAAAAGGCTTTTCTAGAGAACAAAGTGAAAACTTGCTTAAAAAAAGTGTGGATATTGCCCTAGAGGCAAGGCGTATGTATTATGAAAGATGTAGTAAAAGTTCTAGTGGTGGAACTGGAGATGGTAGGATACTAAAAAATCGTCCAATCTTGGTTGCAGCATCTGTAGGCAGCTATGGGGCTTATCTGGCTGATGGTTCTGAGTACAG TGGGTGCTATGGTGAGGCAATGACAGTAAATGCTTTGAAAGAATTTCATCGAAGAAGGGTTCAGGTCCTGGCTGAAGCAGGTCCTGACATAATAGCATTTGAAACAGTTCCGAACAAGATAGAAGCTCAG GCTTTTGCTGAACTCTTAGATGAAGAACACATAAAGATTCCTGCATGGTTAACTTTCAACTCAAAAGATGGCGTCAATGTAGTTAGCGGCGATTCTTTGCTTCAGTGTGCATCAATTGCTGAATCTTGCAAGCAAGTTGTTGCTGTTGGAATCAACTGCACGCCACCTAGATTTATTCATGATCTGATTTTAGCAATTAAGAAG GTCACTACCAAACCCATAGTTATATATCCCAATAGTGGTGAGAGGTATGATGCTGATCGGAAGGAATGGGTG GAAAATACAGGAGTCTCAGATGAAGATTTTGTCTCTTACGTAAACAAATGGTGCGAGATTGGGGCTTCGCTTGTAGGAGGTTGTTGTAGAACTACTCCAAATACTATCAAAGCCATATACAGGGCACTTTCCGATAGATCCCCTGCAGCACCCGGGCAGAAATCAAAAACAGCAACTTGA
- the LOC108470042 gene encoding homocysteine S-methyltransferase 2 isoform X4 — MQYIYLFMYACIEHWTTVWRWSSFDLVSQVHLDYLEAGADIIITASYQATIQGFEAKGFSREQSENLLKKSVDIALEARRMYYERCSKSSSGGTGDGRILKNRPILVAASVGSYGAYLADGSEYSGCYGEAMTVNALKEFHRRRVQVLAEAGPDIIAFETVPNKIEAQAFAELLDEEHIKIPAWLTFNSKDGVNVVSGDSLLQCASIAESCKQVVAVGINCTPPRFIHDLILAIKKVTTKPIVIYPNSGERYDADRKEWVENTGVSDEDFVSYVNKWCEIGASLVGGCCRTTPNTIKAIYRALSDRSPAAPGQKSKTAT; from the exons ATgcagtatatatatttatttatgtatgcaTGTATAGAACACTGGACCACAGTGTGGAGGTGGTCCAGTTTTGATCTGGTGAGTCAG GTACACCTTGATTACCTTGAAGCTGGCGCAGATATTATTATCACAGCGTCCTATCAG gcCACAATTCAGGGGTTTGAAGCAAAAGGCTTTTCTAGAGAACAAAGTGAAAACTTGCTTAAAAAAAGTGTGGATATTGCCCTAGAGGCAAGGCGTATGTATTATGAAAGATGTAGTAAAAGTTCTAGTGGTGGAACTGGAGATGGTAGGATACTAAAAAATCGTCCAATCTTGGTTGCAGCATCTGTAGGCAGCTATGGGGCTTATCTGGCTGATGGTTCTGAGTACAG TGGGTGCTATGGTGAGGCAATGACAGTAAATGCTTTGAAAGAATTTCATCGAAGAAGGGTTCAGGTCCTGGCTGAAGCAGGTCCTGACATAATAGCATTTGAAACAGTTCCGAACAAGATAGAAGCTCAG GCTTTTGCTGAACTCTTAGATGAAGAACACATAAAGATTCCTGCATGGTTAACTTTCAACTCAAAAGATGGCGTCAATGTAGTTAGCGGCGATTCTTTGCTTCAGTGTGCATCAATTGCTGAATCTTGCAAGCAAGTTGTTGCTGTTGGAATCAACTGCACGCCACCTAGATTTATTCATGATCTGATTTTAGCAATTAAGAAG GTCACTACCAAACCCATAGTTATATATCCCAATAGTGGTGAGAGGTATGATGCTGATCGGAAGGAATGGGTG GAAAATACAGGAGTCTCAGATGAAGATTTTGTCTCTTACGTAAACAAATGGTGCGAGATTGGGGCTTCGCTTGTAGGAGGTTGTTGTAGAACTACTCCAAATACTATCAAAGCCATATACAGGGCACTTTCCGATAGATCCCCTGCAGCACCCGGGCAGAAATCAAAAACAGCAACTTGA
- the LOC108470042 gene encoding homocysteine S-methyltransferase 2 isoform X5 — protein sequence MQYIYLFMYACIEHWTTVWRWSSFDLQVHLDYLEAGADIIITASYQATIQGFEAKGFSREQSENLLKKSVDIALEARRMYYERCSKSSSGGTGDGRILKNRPILVAASVGSYGAYLADGSEYSGCYGEAMTVNALKEFHRRRVQVLAEAGPDIIAFETVPNKIEAQAFAELLDEEHIKIPAWLTFNSKDGVNVVSGDSLLQCASIAESCKQVVAVGINCTPPRFIHDLILAIKKVTTKPIVIYPNSGERYDADRKEWVENTGVSDEDFVSYVNKWCEIGASLVGGCCRTTPNTIKAIYRALSDRSPAAPGQKSKTAT from the exons ATgcagtatatatatttatttatgtatgcaTGTATAGAACACTGGACCACAGTGTGGAGGTGGTCCAGTTTTGATCTG CAGGTACACCTTGATTACCTTGAAGCTGGCGCAGATATTATTATCACAGCGTCCTATCAG gcCACAATTCAGGGGTTTGAAGCAAAAGGCTTTTCTAGAGAACAAAGTGAAAACTTGCTTAAAAAAAGTGTGGATATTGCCCTAGAGGCAAGGCGTATGTATTATGAAAGATGTAGTAAAAGTTCTAGTGGTGGAACTGGAGATGGTAGGATACTAAAAAATCGTCCAATCTTGGTTGCAGCATCTGTAGGCAGCTATGGGGCTTATCTGGCTGATGGTTCTGAGTACAG TGGGTGCTATGGTGAGGCAATGACAGTAAATGCTTTGAAAGAATTTCATCGAAGAAGGGTTCAGGTCCTGGCTGAAGCAGGTCCTGACATAATAGCATTTGAAACAGTTCCGAACAAGATAGAAGCTCAG GCTTTTGCTGAACTCTTAGATGAAGAACACATAAAGATTCCTGCATGGTTAACTTTCAACTCAAAAGATGGCGTCAATGTAGTTAGCGGCGATTCTTTGCTTCAGTGTGCATCAATTGCTGAATCTTGCAAGCAAGTTGTTGCTGTTGGAATCAACTGCACGCCACCTAGATTTATTCATGATCTGATTTTAGCAATTAAGAAG GTCACTACCAAACCCATAGTTATATATCCCAATAGTGGTGAGAGGTATGATGCTGATCGGAAGGAATGGGTG GAAAATACAGGAGTCTCAGATGAAGATTTTGTCTCTTACGTAAACAAATGGTGCGAGATTGGGGCTTCGCTTGTAGGAGGTTGTTGTAGAACTACTCCAAATACTATCAAAGCCATATACAGGGCACTTTCCGATAGATCCCCTGCAGCACCCGGGCAGAAATCAAAAACAGCAACTTGA
- the LOC108470042 gene encoding homocysteine S-methyltransferase 2 isoform X6: protein METFNIPATPLLMKEFLRQMGGTAVIDGGLATELELHGADLNDPLWSAKCLLTSPHLIRSQVHLDYLEAGADIIITASYQATIQGFEAKGFSREQSENLLKKSVDIALEARRMYYERCSKSSSGGTGDGRILKNRPILVAASVGSYGAYLADGSEYSGCYGEAMTVNALKEFHRRRVQVLAEAGPDIIAFETVPNKIEAQAFAELLDEEHIKIPAWLTFNSKDGVNVVSGDSLLQCASIAESCKQVVAVGINCTPPRFIHDLILAIKKVTTKPIVIYPNSGERYDADRKEWVDR, encoded by the exons ATGGAGACTTTCAACATCCCGGCGACGCCGTTATTGATGAAGGAGTTCCTCCGCCAGATGGGAGGCACCGCTGTTATCGATGGTGGACTGGCGACCGAGCTGGAACTCCACGGTGCTGACCTAAACGATCCCCTCTGGAGTGCCAAATGCCTCCTCACTTCTCCTCACCTTATTCGCTCC CAGGTACACCTTGATTACCTTGAAGCTGGCGCAGATATTATTATCACAGCGTCCTATCAG gcCACAATTCAGGGGTTTGAAGCAAAAGGCTTTTCTAGAGAACAAAGTGAAAACTTGCTTAAAAAAAGTGTGGATATTGCCCTAGAGGCAAGGCGTATGTATTATGAAAGATGTAGTAAAAGTTCTAGTGGTGGAACTGGAGATGGTAGGATACTAAAAAATCGTCCAATCTTGGTTGCAGCATCTGTAGGCAGCTATGGGGCTTATCTGGCTGATGGTTCTGAGTACAG TGGGTGCTATGGTGAGGCAATGACAGTAAATGCTTTGAAAGAATTTCATCGAAGAAGGGTTCAGGTCCTGGCTGAAGCAGGTCCTGACATAATAGCATTTGAAACAGTTCCGAACAAGATAGAAGCTCAG GCTTTTGCTGAACTCTTAGATGAAGAACACATAAAGATTCCTGCATGGTTAACTTTCAACTCAAAAGATGGCGTCAATGTAGTTAGCGGCGATTCTTTGCTTCAGTGTGCATCAATTGCTGAATCTTGCAAGCAAGTTGTTGCTGTTGGAATCAACTGCACGCCACCTAGATTTATTCATGATCTGATTTTAGCAATTAAGAAG GTCACTACCAAACCCATAGTTATATATCCCAATAGTGGTGAGAGGTATGATGCTGATCGGAAGGAATGGGTG GATAGGTGA